A single region of the Gephyromycinifex aptenodytis genome encodes:
- a CDS encoding ketopantoate reductase family protein, with protein sequence MSSQQIENVAIVGAGAMGAMYAAHFAAAGMPVTLVAGGERAQRLRRNGLTINGEPLRAEVFDAESPGAAEQATADLVIIAVKNSQLNAAIADVRPLVAAHTTFISVLNGLDSEARIAQKFDPDQVLLCVALAMDARREGNRVSYRQSGRLALGSATPGGQGQRLRELTCALDRAGLAWQAPEDMRHMMWWKFMVNVGVNQASALTRTPYGAFVPAGPCRELMESLMSEVVAVARAEEVELGRSDLDTWESVLSAQPAEGWTSMLQDVVAGRPSEVDIFAGRVVELGARHGIATPYNETALRVLRGLGYAVA encoded by the coding sequence GTGAGCAGTCAACAGATCGAGAACGTGGCCATCGTCGGTGCCGGCGCGATGGGCGCGATGTATGCGGCGCATTTCGCAGCTGCGGGAATGCCGGTAACTCTCGTTGCCGGCGGTGAGCGGGCGCAACGGTTGCGCCGGAACGGCCTCACGATCAACGGTGAGCCGTTACGGGCGGAGGTCTTCGATGCTGAGTCGCCGGGGGCCGCAGAGCAGGCGACGGCCGACCTGGTCATCATTGCGGTGAAGAACTCCCAATTGAACGCGGCGATTGCCGATGTTCGCCCGCTCGTGGCTGCACACACCACGTTCATCTCGGTACTCAACGGACTCGACAGTGAGGCCCGGATCGCCCAGAAGTTCGATCCTGACCAGGTGTTGTTGTGCGTGGCGCTGGCCATGGACGCCCGCCGCGAGGGCAATCGCGTCAGCTACCGGCAATCAGGTCGGCTGGCGCTGGGGTCGGCAACCCCGGGCGGGCAGGGGCAGCGGCTCCGTGAGCTGACCTGCGCGCTGGACCGGGCCGGGCTGGCCTGGCAGGCGCCGGAGGATATGCGGCACATGATGTGGTGGAAGTTCATGGTCAACGTCGGTGTCAACCAAGCCTCGGCACTGACCCGGACCCCGTACGGTGCGTTCGTCCCCGCTGGGCCCTGCCGCGAGCTCATGGAGTCGCTGATGAGCGAGGTGGTGGCAGTGGCGCGCGCCGAAGAGGTCGAGTTGGGCCGATCGGACCTGGATACGTGGGAGTCGGTCTTATCCGCACAGCCCGCCGAAGGCTGGACCTCGATGCTGCAGGACGTCGTGGCGGGGCGCCCGAGTGAGGTCGACATCTTCGCCGGTCGCGTCGTTGAACTCGGCGCCCGGCACGGAATTGCTACGCCCTACAACGAGACTGCGCTGCGGGTGCTGCGCGGACTGGGCTACGCCGTGGCGTGA
- a CDS encoding sigma-70 family RNA polymerase sigma factor yields the protein MDELCRAHLPLVHFEVRAISARLPGHVFTDDLVSAGMAALAMAAKSFDASLGVPFGRYAVRRIRGALLDELRSADWATRSLRAKVRRRDVVHDGLAAQLGRRPSDAETAEALGCSVAELERLDADLHSSVVLRLDVITDSVGADSVLPSTADTPEVALVARERAAYLRDAIEVLPQRLQVVVRGCFFDDRPMRELAEELGVTESRISQMRAEALKLLRDGMNAQLAPELVEEPVNAGGAVARRKAAYYAQIAARSSYRDRLTLPAGVTEVPTTSHIAG from the coding sequence ATGGATGAGTTGTGTCGTGCTCATCTTCCGTTGGTGCATTTTGAGGTTCGTGCGATTTCGGCTCGTTTGCCTGGGCATGTGTTCACTGATGATTTGGTGAGTGCGGGGATGGCGGCGTTGGCGATGGCTGCGAAGAGTTTTGATGCGTCGTTGGGTGTGCCGTTTGGTCGGTATGCGGTGCGGCGGATTCGTGGTGCGTTGTTGGATGAGTTGCGTAGTGCGGATTGGGCGACGCGTAGCTTGCGGGCGAAGGTGCGTCGTCGGGATGTTGTTCATGATGGGTTGGCTGCGCAGTTGGGTCGGCGTCCCAGTGATGCTGAGACGGCGGAGGCGTTGGGGTGTTCGGTTGCTGAGTTGGAGCGGCTGGATGCTGATCTGCATTCGTCGGTGGTGTTGCGGTTGGATGTGATTACCGATTCGGTGGGTGCTGATTCGGTGTTGCCCAGTACTGCGGACACTCCTGAGGTGGCGTTGGTTGCGCGGGAGCGTGCGGCGTATCTGCGGGATGCGATTGAGGTGTTGCCGCAGCGGTTGCAGGTGGTGGTTCGTGGGTGTTTCTTCGACGATCGTCCGATGCGGGAGTTGGCCGAGGAGTTGGGGGTGACGGAGTCTCGGATCTCTCAGATGCGGGCTGAGGCGTTGAAGTTGTTGCGGGATGGGATGAATGCGCAGTTGGCTCCGGAGTTGGTGGAGGAGCCGGTGAATGCTGGTGGGGCGGTGGCTCGTCGGAAGGCGGCTTATTACGCTCAGATCGCGGCGCGTTCCTCGTATCGGGATCGGTTGACGTTGCCTGCGGGTGTCACCGAGGTGCCCACCACCTCCCACATCGCAGGCTGA
- a CDS encoding glycosyltransferase family protein yields MSVAVVMVVRADAPSAQRAIGSVLEYVDEVLVLDVGLDPREADRLRSSGARLVEGTWCSDAGTVRNAALAASGADWNLILEAEEWLEAGGAQLARLAALPGEHIGLAQIVHDLDQVRVPVALSARLVPRGVQFSGAITDEVDSDLPRLQTELVIGADNAQTGRWRQDRALLEAALLQGLAVRPDDPGMLHQLAADQRLAGRVEDAADTYAKALALTPLAAPGRHAVVTGALEAFTAAGRFREAVALTDAEMPTWQHSPDFNFLLGDLFFELLLATPALADQLAPLIATSWRRCLELGDRSDLAGSVHGRGSFLAAQNLYVLALTVGEESEAQVWWERAGQLRLDAVRQGGPRLLG; encoded by the coding sequence GTGAGCGTTGCCGTGGTCATGGTGGTGCGCGCCGATGCCCCCTCGGCGCAGCGGGCGATCGGTTCGGTGCTCGAGTACGTCGATGAGGTCCTCGTCCTGGACGTGGGCCTGGACCCACGGGAGGCCGACCGGCTGCGCTCATCGGGCGCCCGGCTGGTCGAAGGCACCTGGTGCAGCGATGCGGGCACGGTACGTAATGCCGCCTTGGCAGCTTCGGGGGCGGACTGGAATCTCATCCTCGAAGCCGAGGAGTGGCTGGAAGCCGGTGGCGCGCAACTGGCGCGGTTGGCTGCCTTGCCCGGCGAGCACATCGGGCTCGCCCAGATCGTGCACGACCTCGACCAAGTCCGGGTGCCCGTTGCGCTGTCGGCTCGGTTGGTCCCGCGGGGCGTGCAGTTCAGCGGCGCAATCACCGATGAGGTCGACTCGGACCTGCCACGGCTGCAGACCGAGTTGGTCATCGGCGCCGACAACGCCCAGACCGGCCGGTGGCGCCAAGATCGGGCGCTGCTCGAAGCTGCGCTGCTACAGGGCTTGGCGGTGCGTCCCGACGACCCTGGGATGTTGCATCAGCTGGCGGCGGATCAGCGGCTGGCCGGGCGAGTCGAGGACGCCGCCGATACCTACGCAAAGGCGCTGGCGCTCACCCCGCTGGCGGCGCCCGGGCGGCACGCCGTGGTCACCGGCGCGCTGGAGGCCTTCACCGCCGCGGGCCGTTTCCGGGAAGCAGTAGCTCTCACTGACGCCGAGATGCCCACCTGGCAGCATTCGCCGGACTTCAACTTTCTCTTGGGCGATCTGTTTTTCGAGCTCCTGCTGGCGACCCCGGCGCTGGCTGACCAGTTGGCGCCGCTCATCGCCACCAGTTGGCGACGTTGCCTGGAGCTGGGGGATCGCTCGGACTTGGCCGGCTCGGTGCACGGCCGGGGAAGCTTCCTCGCCGCCCAAAATCTCTACGTCCTGGCGTTGACCGTGGGGGAGGAAAGCGAAGCGCAGGTCTGGTGGGAGCGGGCGGGACAATTGCGCCTGGACGCGGTCCGGCAGGGAGGCCCCCGCCTGCTGGGCTAG
- a CDS encoding glycosyltransferase family protein produces the protein MKTLGPIVSEVRVLAVDADEPLMEFARRSGAQVESIPDDGDVAAAWNHITEVAQAPWVLLLNGDERVSGDADRLARLLDTTPGAAIRPDALELVCRNGEREEREARLFRPETARFTGRLTPRLVSRGAVRELRRLTPGADVLALVAAAESADEPTRWRRREARARRVLESLDAQRVGGDDLVGALIERARARRGLGDANGALADLNRARREPASERYRWQAREELAALLIEHRHLTGAETLIRELRTSGADEGYSDWLQAQVHAAQGQATDALRILAGIAQATRADGQAITTPEILTETMILAARIHDYDRALECCIELCTTHGLVLRYGRLLLKLWGVRSPGALADRLLAAPSSDAHQLAQAFQKMPQPGPSLAEHLLGAQERAGASTG, from the coding sequence GTGAAGACGCTGGGACCGATCGTCTCCGAGGTTCGGGTCCTGGCCGTTGACGCTGATGAGCCGCTGATGGAGTTCGCGCGCCGATCTGGGGCGCAGGTCGAGAGCATCCCGGACGACGGCGACGTCGCAGCCGCCTGGAACCACATCACCGAAGTGGCGCAGGCGCCCTGGGTGCTGCTGCTCAACGGCGACGAGCGGGTCAGCGGCGACGCCGACCGGCTCGCCCGCCTGCTGGACACCACCCCGGGCGCAGCCATTCGCCCCGATGCCCTCGAGCTCGTCTGCCGGAACGGAGAGCGCGAAGAGCGCGAAGCTCGACTTTTCCGTCCCGAGACGGCCCGCTTCACGGGCCGATTGACCCCGCGCCTGGTTTCGCGGGGTGCCGTGCGGGAACTGCGGCGACTCACTCCGGGGGCTGACGTGCTGGCCCTTGTCGCCGCAGCCGAGTCGGCGGACGAACCGACCCGGTGGCGGCGCCGCGAAGCGCGGGCCCGGCGGGTGTTGGAGTCCTTGGACGCCCAGCGCGTCGGCGGGGATGACCTGGTGGGAGCACTGATCGAGCGGGCCCGTGCCCGCCGCGGTTTGGGGGATGCCAACGGGGCGCTGGCCGACCTCAATCGCGCCCGGCGCGAACCTGCCTCGGAGCGCTACCGCTGGCAGGCCCGAGAGGAGTTGGCGGCGCTGCTCATCGAGCACCGGCACCTGACCGGGGCCGAGACCCTCATCCGGGAACTGCGTACCTCCGGGGCCGACGAAGGGTACTCGGACTGGTTGCAGGCTCAGGTGCATGCAGCCCAGGGTCAGGCCACCGACGCGTTGCGCATCCTGGCCGGGATCGCGCAGGCGACCCGCGCCGACGGTCAAGCCATCACCACCCCGGAGATTCTTACCGAGACGATGATCCTGGCGGCACGCATCCACGATTACGACCGGGCGCTGGAGTGCTGCATCGAGCTGTGCACGACGCACGGGCTCGTGCTGCGCTACGGCAGGCTGTTGCTGAAGTTGTGGGGGGTGCGTTCCCCGGGCGCTCTCGCCGACCGGTTGTTGGCGGCGCCCTCCAGCGATGCCCACCAGCTCGCGCAGGCGTTCCAGAAGATGCCCCAGCCCGGGCCGAGCCTGGCCGAGCATCTCCTGGGCGCGCAGGAGCGGGCCGGCGCCAGCACCGGATGA
- a CDS encoding BadF/BadG/BcrA/BcrD ATPase family protein, translated as MKNVAPLDVFVVDVGHLGLRARRYRREEVLRVDAPSLAPGAGAADLVSAVAPLLPETDPPPVVCVWAIREGSQIAAPELLSRSQAHSRAPAAVVVDGAVATLVGALGEVAAGVVLELGTGVSALATDFDQVWHRIDGWGPILGDRGSAAWLGAQGLAAGLRHRDGVPGGSAALLDAGRRAFGDERTWTELLERLPAAALLADFAPVVGEIARRDPVAEAICRLAGEHLADAMCAGAKLLPGKPLTATGALLLIDAVKVSFAAALGKRRIILLPALGDSLAGAQILATHVAGGGAVRHSPPFIHVEGQAALRSA; from the coding sequence GTGAAAAACGTTGCGCCACTAGATGTTTTCGTGGTCGATGTGGGGCACTTGGGGCTGCGCGCCCGCCGCTACAGGCGCGAGGAAGTCCTACGGGTCGACGCGCCCAGCCTGGCCCCTGGCGCCGGCGCAGCTGACCTTGTCAGCGCGGTGGCGCCGCTGCTGCCCGAGACCGACCCGCCGCCTGTCGTCTGTGTCTGGGCCATCCGCGAAGGATCTCAGATAGCCGCGCCCGAGCTGCTCTCGCGCAGCCAGGCCCACAGCCGCGCCCCAGCCGCAGTCGTCGTCGACGGCGCAGTCGCCACCCTCGTGGGGGCACTCGGTGAGGTGGCTGCGGGAGTGGTGCTTGAGCTGGGGACCGGGGTCAGCGCTCTTGCCACCGACTTCGACCAGGTCTGGCACCGGATCGACGGCTGGGGGCCCATCCTCGGCGACCGCGGTTCAGCGGCCTGGCTGGGCGCCCAGGGCTTGGCCGCAGGCCTGCGGCACCGCGATGGGGTGCCGGGTGGTTCGGCGGCTCTGCTGGACGCCGGCAGGCGAGCCTTCGGCGACGAACGCACCTGGACCGAACTGCTGGAACGGCTTCCGGCCGCGGCGCTGCTGGCCGACTTCGCCCCGGTGGTAGGAGAGATCGCCCGTCGCGACCCGGTGGCCGAGGCGATCTGCCGTCTGGCCGGTGAGCACCTGGCCGACGCCATGTGCGCCGGGGCCAAACTGCTGCCCGGTAAGCCACTGACCGCCACCGGCGCGCTGCTACTCATCGACGCCGTCAAGGTGTCCTTCGCGGCAGCGCTGGGCAAACGACGCATCATCCTGCTTCCCGCCCTGGGGGACTCCCTGGCCGGAGCGCAGATCCTCGCGACCCATGTGGCAGGCGGCGGCGCCGTGCGACACAGCCCGCCCTTCATCCACGTCGAGGGTCAAGCTGCGCTGAGGAGCGCCTGA